Genomic window (Maylandia zebra isolate NMK-2024a linkage group LG11, Mzebra_GT3a, whole genome shotgun sequence):
TGAAGCTGAAAAATCGTTCAATTATCGTTTATCCTCCCGAGTGTGAAGCTACACTACAGCCTCATATTCCTGTGGTGCCTTACACCAAATGCTAAAGTTATCAAGCTGATGTGATCTGGTCACAGTGCTGCAGTTCTTTTTGTCATAAACCAAAGTCTTGGAAAAATCTGGACCTAGTGATGACGAGGTTTTACCCAGACTATCGAGCCTCCAGCTGTTGGGCAAGTTTGAAATACCTTCCTAACCTGTTTGCTCTGGGGAGTCATGCTCAAACACAGTGTTGTGACCTCCCCAGGGTGTACCCTGAACTgcataagtggaagaaaacgtAACATTTGGGGCCTTGTTTTCGCTCTCTGTGGTCATCACTTCAAACATCTTCTACATTATGCAATGACAGAGCTTTATGCAAAAATCGATTAAAGCAGTTTTagatttccaaaagcaaatATTTTCCCCGGGAGTAACTCGGAATAACATCTCATGTATTTATTGTTAATGAAAGTACAAACTATGAATGAGTGAGTGCTTAATCTCGGATtgacacaatatatatatattttttgtcattGAAGTCAGTGccgttttattttttcagaccTTTTGAACGGGGTGGGTAAGCAGACACCTTGAGGGTGAAGGTGAGTCCAGGAGAATCAGCAGGTGCTCTCTCCATCTCGCAGTTCCTCAGCGTGAGCAAAAAGTCTCCCTGGTTCTGGAGCGGCTGTGTGTCATTTAGCCCCAGAACCGATGTCACCCTGCCTTTCTGGTGGTACTCCACTGCTACTTCCTTCTTCACACAATCTGGCTGTGTGAGGTTTAGAAACTGAACATCAACCCCGTGTTTGTCTGGGACCTGAAAGTACCACTCCATGGTGTCGTCATCAGGAAAGCTCTCTGGGTAGTCTGGCGAGAGCAGCTCTGAGGAAGAGGTCCCTTTTGGTAAAGTCAGAGAAATTCGGGCAAGAGctataacacacacaaacacataaaaacattttttaattaaaattaaaacaaaaattgtTACATGACACTGTAATTttgaaagaaacacaaaacaatgaATGTAAACTCACACTTGATTTTTTCCCGCACAGTCACCTCAAACTTGTCATTTTGCAGCTTCTGCTCTGCTGGGACGTCCACAGAAAAGCTGCCGCTTTTCAAAACCTGAGCACTGCTGATGGTGCCACTTCTGCAGTACTTCCCCACAGCCACATTGCCTGTAGACTGGAAGGCCTGGAGGGTGTAGGTGTGTCTGTCTGGACATTTCTCAGATGGATTGATCTGTTTAAGACCCGTGTTAGTGAAATCTATTTGGAAAGCTTTTGGCGCTGCGGCTGCTAGATTCCAGGTAAACGTGCGGTTAAAACGCAGCACATCAGTCGAGCTGAAGTCAGTCTGGATGATGTGGCCACTGCATGACTCCGTGGTGCAAGCTGAAAAGAGACAATGAATCCACCCATGCTGTGTTAGTCCACTCAGGACTTTCAGTCTCACTGATAAAATAATCAGATATCACACAGACACTTACTTATACGCCGTACAATTTCTATACTGAATACATCTTGAGGTGTGGAGCATTCAAGCTCCACTGACACAGTACTTCCACTGAATGAGTTCAGAGATTGAATACtgcattttttaataattgatCCTGTACACACTTGGCAACCTttgactttattattatttctgatGTTTATGGTGGCTCCTGGTTCAGCAGTGAGAGTCAACTTCTGGGCCCCTGGAAGCAAACAGAGAGTTATAGTGAGCAAAGGGATAAACATGTTGGGTCCTGTATTATATCTGGAAATAACAGAGTGAAATTACCATTTAGATGAGATTAAATTCACAAATACAACTAACTGCAGTGACAGATGAAGCCTACGGCTTGTCTCCTCCTATAACTAAGCAGCTCTGTATTGTGGAACAAGTTAGAATCCAGATTAGCGATCAAGAGGTATAAAATCACTGCGTACTAGCTAATCAGTACTCCAGTGAATAGCTTCACCATTCAATGAAGATTCGTTGGAATCTAAAATCTAAAGTCTTTGTGTTTCCCTGATGAGCATCAGTAATGAATACAAATTATTACATGCAGCTTTActctttagatttttttatgcCAGCAAACATTTTTTCAAAATTGATTATATGATCATAAAACAGGACACCTACACTGTATTAGCTGACCTCTCACCAAATTTCTATGTATACACAGAGTCTGCACCTGATAGAATAAAAAATCTATTATGGGGCTGATTGTCACAAggtataaaacacacacacacacacacacacacacacaaaatttaattaaaatgaaaacaaaaattgttacattttaaaagaaacacaaaaaagtgaCTGTAACTAAACTCACACTTGATTTTTTCCCGCACAGTCACATCAAACTTGTCATTTTGCAGCTTCTGCTCTGCTGGGACGTCCACAGAAAAGCTGCCGCTTTTCAAAATCTGAGCACTGCTGATGGTGCCACTTCTGCAGTACTGCTCCACAGCCGCACTGCCTGTAGACTGGAAGGCCTGGAGGGTGTAGGTGTGTCTGTCTGGACATTTCTCAGATGGATGAATCAGTTTAAGACCCGTGTTAGTGAAATCTATTTGGAAAGCTTTTGGCGCTGCGGCCGCTAGATTCCAGGTAAACGTGCGGTTAAAACGCAGCGCATCAATTGAGCTGAAGTCAGCCTGGATGATGTGGCCACTGCATGACTCCGTGGTGCAAGCTGAAAAGAGACAATGAATCCACCCATGCTGTGTTAGTCCACTCAGGACATTCAGTCTCACTGATAAAATAATCAGATATCACACAGACACTTACTTATACGCCGTACAATTTCTATACTGAATACATCTTGaggtctggagcattcaagCGCCACTGACACAGTACTTCCACTGAATGAGTTCAGAGATTGAATACTGCATTTTTTAATAATCGATCTTGTACACACTTGGCAACCTttgactttattattatttctgatGTTTATGGTGGCTCCTGGTTCAGCAGTGAGAGTCAACTTCTGGGCCCCTGGAAGCAAACAGAGA
Coding sequences:
- the LOC112430806 gene encoding uncharacterized protein LOC112430806 isoform X1; translation: MSVSTGAALLWILLLTFTVSTVSGAQKLTLTAEPGATINIRNNNKVKGCQVCTGSIINKCSIESLNSFSGSTVSVELECSRPQDVFSIEIVRRITCTTESCSGHIIQADFSSIDALRFNRTFTWNLAAAAPKAFQIDFTNTGLKQINPSEKCPDRHTYTLQAFQSTGNVAVGKYCRSGTISSAQVLKSGSFSVDVPAEQKLQNDKFDVTVREKIKWAQKLTLTAEPGATINIRNNNKVKGCQVCTRSIIKKCSIQSLNSFSGSTVSVALECSRPQDVFSIEIVRRITCTTESCSGHIIQADFSSIDALRFNRTFTWNLAAAAPKAFQIDFTNTGLKLIHPSEKCPDRHTYTLQAFQSTGSAAVEQYCRSGTISSAQILKSGSFSVDVPAEQKLQNDKFDVTVREKIKWAQKLTLTAEPGATINIRNNNKVKGCQVCTGSIIKKCSIQSLNSFSGSTVSVELECSTPQDVFSIEIVRRITCTTESCSGHIIQTDFSSTDVLRFNRTFTWNLAAAAPKAFQIDFTNTGLKQINPSEKCPDRHTYTLQAFQSTGNVAVGKYCRSGTISSAQVLKSGSFSVDVPAEQKLQNDKFEVTVREKIKSLARISLTLPKGTSSSELLSPDYPESFPDDDTMEWYFQVPDKHGVDVQFLNLTQPDCVKKEVAVEYHQKGRVTSVLGLNDTQPLQNQGDFLLTLRNCEMERAPADSPGLTFTLKVSAYPPRSKAPLTIILGVVATLLVISVIVLVVMIRKNKKKKKEKKKKKKGNYEVAVYNPNGINFLPGYESPDVLGTCKDDESHVYEEIDDTLVYTHLLKRGAETGNYEETYKPVSGHRDSQKPLLSSQQGPPRPNKPPSKILTPVDNTIYQNMIYQPKDQSEDEQLPNLGPRLELEGGN
- the LOC112430806 gene encoding uncharacterized protein LOC112430806 isoform X4, giving the protein MSVSTGAALLWILLLTFTVSTVSGAQKLTLTAEPGATINIRNNNKVKGCQVCTGSIINKCSIESLNSFSGSTVSVELECSRPQDVFSIEIVRRITCTTESCSGHIIQADFSSIDALRFNRTFTWNLAAAAPKAFQIDFTNTGLKQINPSEKCPDRHTYTLQAFQSTGNVAVGKYCRSGTISSAQVLKSGSFSVDVPAEQKLQNDKFDVTVREKIKWAQKLTLTAEPGATINIRNNNKVKGCQVCTRSIIKKCSIQSLNSFSGSTVSVALECSRPQDVFSIEIVRRITCTTESCSGHIIQADFSSIDALRFNRTFTWNLAAAAPKAFQIDFTNTGLKLIHPSEKCPDRHTYTLQAFQSTGSAAVEQYCRSGTISSAQILKSGSFSVDVPAEQKLQNDKFDVTVREKIKWAQKLTLTAEPGATINIRNNNKVKGCQVCTGSIIKKCSIQSLNSFSGSTVSVELECSTPQDVFSIEIVRRITCTTESCSGHIIQTDFSSTDVLRFNRTFTWNLAAAAPKAFQIDFTNTGLKQINPSEKCPDRHTYTLQAFQSTGNVAVGKYCRSGTISSAQVLKSGSFSVDVPAEQKLQNDKFEVTVREKIKSLARISLTLPKGTSSSELLSPDYPESFPDDDTMEWYFQVPDKHGVDVQFLNLTQPDCVKKEVAVEYHQKGRVTSVLGLNDTQPLQNQGDFLLTLRNCEMERAPADSPGLTFTLKHL
- the LOC112430806 gene encoding uncharacterized protein LOC112430806 isoform X5, giving the protein MSVSTGAALLWILLLTFTVSTVSGAQKLTLTAEPGATINIRNNNKVKGCQVCTRSIIKKCSIQSLNSFSGSTVSVALECSRPQDVFSIEIVRRITCTTESCSGHIIQADFSSIDALRFNRTFTWNLAAAAPKAFQIDFTNTGLKLIHPSEKCPDRHTYTLQAFQSTGSAAVEQYCRSGTISSAQILKSGSFSVDVPAEQKLQNDKFDVTVREKIKWAQKLTLTAEPGATINIRNNNKVKGCQVCTGSIIKKCSIQSLNSFSGSTVSVELECSTPQDVFSIEIVRRITCTTESCSGHIIQTDFSSTDVLRFNRTFTWNLAAAAPKAFQIDFTNTGLKQINPSEKCPDRHTYTLQAFQSTGNVAVGKYCRSGTISSAQVLKSGSFSVDVPAEQKLQNDKFEVTVREKIKSLARISLTLPKGTSSSELLSPDYPESFPDDDTMEWYFQVPDKHGVDVQFLNLTQPDCVKKEVAVEYHQKGRVTSVLGLNDTQPLQNQGDFLLTLRNCEMERAPADSPGLTFTLKVSAYPPRSKAPLTIILGVVATLLVISVIVLVVMIRKNKKKKKEKKKKKKGNYEVAVYNPNGINFLPGYESPDVLGTCKDDESHVYEEIDDTLVYTHLLKRGAETGNYEETYKPVSGHRDSQKPLLSSQQGPPRPNKPPSKILTPVDNTIYQNMIYQPKDQSEDEQLPNLGPRLELEGGN
- the LOC112430806 gene encoding uncharacterized protein LOC112430806 isoform X2, which gives rise to MAAPVRDSSVVLDAKGCYRAGAQKLTLTAEPGATINIRNNNKVKGCQVCTGSIINKCSIESLNSFSGSTVSVELECSRPQDVFSIEIVRRITCTTESCSGHIIQADFSSIDALRFNRTFTWNLAAAAPKAFQIDFTNTGLKQINPSEKCPDRHTYTLQAFQSTGNVAVGKYCRSGTISSAQVLKSGSFSVDVPAEQKLQNDKFDVTVREKIKWAQKLTLTAEPGATINIRNNNKVKGCQVCTRSIIKKCSIQSLNSFSGSTVSVALECSRPQDVFSIEIVRRITCTTESCSGHIIQADFSSIDALRFNRTFTWNLAAAAPKAFQIDFTNTGLKLIHPSEKCPDRHTYTLQAFQSTGSAAVEQYCRSGTISSAQILKSGSFSVDVPAEQKLQNDKFDVTVREKIKWAQKLTLTAEPGATINIRNNNKVKGCQVCTGSIIKKCSIQSLNSFSGSTVSVELECSTPQDVFSIEIVRRITCTTESCSGHIIQTDFSSTDVLRFNRTFTWNLAAAAPKAFQIDFTNTGLKQINPSEKCPDRHTYTLQAFQSTGNVAVGKYCRSGTISSAQVLKSGSFSVDVPAEQKLQNDKFEVTVREKIKSLARISLTLPKGTSSSELLSPDYPESFPDDDTMEWYFQVPDKHGVDVQFLNLTQPDCVKKEVAVEYHQKGRVTSVLGLNDTQPLQNQGDFLLTLRNCEMERAPADSPGLTFTLKVSAYPPRSKAPLTIILGVVATLLVISVIVLVVMIRKNKKKKKEKKKKKKGNYEVAVYNPNGINFLPGYESPDVLGTCKDDESHVYEEIDDTLVYTHLLKRGAETGNYEETYKPVSGHRDSQKPLLSSQQGPPRPNKPPSKILTPVDNTIYQNMIYQPKDQSEDEQLPNLGPRLELEGGN
- the LOC112430806 gene encoding uncharacterized protein LOC112430806 isoform X7 — its product is MGAQKLTLTAEPGATINIRNNNKVKGCQVCTRSIIKKCSIQSLNSFSGSTVSVALECSRPQDVFSIEIVRRITCTTESCSGHIIQADFSSIDALRFNRTFTWNLAAAAPKAFQIDFTNTGLKLIHPSEKCPDRHTYTLQAFQSTGSAAVEQYCRSGTISSAQILKSGSFSVDVPAEQKLQNDKFDVTVREKIKWAQKLTLTAEPGATINIRNNNKVKGCQVCTGSIIKKCSIQSLNSFSGSTVSVELECSTPQDVFSIEIVRRITCTTESCSGHIIQTDFSSTDVLRFNRTFTWNLAAAAPKAFQIDFTNTGLKQINPSEKCPDRHTYTLQAFQSTGNVAVGKYCRSGTISSAQVLKSGSFSVDVPAEQKLQNDKFEVTVREKIKSLARISLTLPKGTSSSELLSPDYPESFPDDDTMEWYFQVPDKHGVDVQFLNLTQPDCVKKEVAVEYHQKGRVTSVLGLNDTQPLQNQGDFLLTLRNCEMERAPADSPGLTFTLKVSAYPPRSKAPLTIILGVVATLLVISVIVLVVMIRKNKKKKKEKKKKKKGNYEVAVYNPNGINFLPGYESPDVLGTCKDDESHVYEEIDDTLVYTHLLKRGAETGNYEETYKPVSGHRDSQKPLLSSQQGPPRPNKPPSKILTPVDNTIYQNMIYQPKDQSEDEQLPNLGPRLELEGGN
- the LOC112430806 gene encoding uncharacterized protein LOC112430806 isoform X3, giving the protein MSVSTGAALLWILLLTFTVSTVSGAQKLTLTAEPGATINIRNNNKVKGCQVCTGSIINKCSIESLNSFSGSTVSVELECSRPQDVFSIEIVRRITCTTESCSGHIIQADFSSIDALRFNRTFTWNLAAAAPKAFQIDFTNTGLKQINPSEKCPDRHTYTLQAFQSTGNVAVGKYCRSGTISSAQVLKSGSFSVDVPAEQKLQNDKFDVTVREKIKWAQKLTLTAEPGATINIRNNNKVKGCQVCTRSIIKKCSIQSLNSFSGSTVSVALECSRPQDVFSIEIVRRITCTTESCSGHIIQADFSSIDALRFNRTFTWNLAAAAPKAFQIDFTNTGLKLIHPSEKCPDRHTYTLQAFQSTGSAAVEQYCRSGTISSAQILKSGSFSVDVPAEQKLQNDKFDVTVREKIKWAQKLTLTAEPGATINIRNNNKVKGCQVCTGSIIKKCSIQSLNSFSGSTVSVELECSTPQDVFSIEIVRRITCTTESCSGHIIQTDFSSTDVLRFNRTFTWNLAAAAPKAFQIDFTNTGLKQINPSEKCPDRHTYTLQAFQSTGNVAVGKYCRSGTISSAQVLKSGSFSVDVPAEQKLQNDKFEVTVREKIKSLARISLTLPKGTSSSELLSPDYPESFPDDDTMEWYFQVPDKHGVDVQFLNLTQPDCVKKEVAVEYHQKGRVTSVLGLNDTQPLQNQGDFLLTLRNCEMERAPADSPGLTFTLKVSAYPPRSKAPLTIILGVVATLLVISVIVLVVMIRKKKKEKKKKKKGNYEVAVYNPNGINFLPGYESPDVLGTCKDDESHVYEEIDDTLVYTHLLKRGAETGNYEETYKPVSGHRDSQKPLLSSQQGPPRPNKPPSKILTPVDNTIYQNMIYQPKDQSEDEQLPNLGPRLELEGGN